Genomic DNA from Hyperolius riggenbachi isolate aHypRig1 chromosome 10, aHypRig1.pri, whole genome shotgun sequence:
ATCGCACATGAAAAGTGCAAATGCAGAATCGCAAGCAAACACAAAAACATGCAAGGTGACTGAAATACCACCCGTGTCACAACCGTGTCCTCTTACAGCTGGAAAATGCCAACAAACTGTGATCACTGTGAATAGTTACTCAACGTCCCCagcaccacacacacccacatcaTCGAATTTCCCGACAGATTGCCCATTTTCTGAGAATCCTGCCGATCTCCTCCGGCTTTAGAAGGAAACTGCATCTACTTAAAAGGctggagacagttctgcacgattTCTAGAAACCTACTAAGATCTtctctcagacactactgataatCTGCCCCACTGACCCTTATTTATCGCccatgtgagatctctcatgtctgacaagctgcgacctccatacaaaacatttcccacactcagcacatgaatagggcttctcaccagtgtgagatctctcatgtgtgacaaaacttgatttctgtccaaaacatttcccacactctgcacatgaatagggcttctcaccagtgtgagttctctcatgtgtgacaaggtttcctttctctctaaaacatttcccgcactcagcacatgaatagggcttctcaccagtgtgagatctctcatgtatgacaaaacttgatttctgtgaaaaacatttcccacactcagcacatgaatagggcttctctccagtgtgagatctctcatgtatgacaagatatgatttctgtgaaaaacattttccacactcagcacatgaatagggcttctctccagtgtgagatctctcatgtgtgacaaggtttcttttctctccaaaacatttcccgcacttagcacatgaatagggcttctcaccagtgtgagatctctcatgtatgacaaaacttgatttctgtgaaaaacatttcccacattcagcacatgaatagggcttctctccagtgtgagatctctcatgtatgacaagatatgatttatgtgaaaaacatttcccacactcagcacatgaatagggcttctctccagtgtgagatctctcatgtatgacaagatatgatttctgtccaaaacatttcccacactcagcacatgaatagggcttctcaccactgTGAGatatctcatgtgtgacaaggcttcctttggttccaaaacatttcccacactcagcacatgaatagggcttctcaccagtgtgagttctcgtaTGTATAACAAGCTTtgatttacatgaaaaatatttcccacactcagcacatgaatagggcttctcttcagtgtgagatctctcatgtataacAAGACTTCCTTTAgcgctaaaacatttcccacactctgcacatgaatagggcttctcgccaCTGTGAGatgtctcatgtgtgacaaggtttcctttagttccaaaacatttcccacactcagcacatgaatagggcttctcgccaCTGTGAGatgtctcatgtgtgacaaggtttcctttagttccaaaacatttcccacactcagcacatgaatagggcttctcaccagtgtgagatctctcatgtgtgacaaggtttcctttagttccaaaacatttcccacactcagcacatgaattggtcttttcaccagtgtgagttttctcatgactgacaaggtgtgatttgtttacaaaacatttcccacattcagcacacgaatagggcttcacaccagtgtgagatctctcatgtctgacaaggtttgatttctgtccaaaatatttcccgcactcagcacatgaatagggcttctcaccagtgtgagatctctcatgtgtgacaaggtttactttttgtccaaaacatttcccacactcagcacatgaatagggcttctcaccagtgtgagatctctcatggatgacaaggtttgatttgagtccaaaatatttcccacactctgcacatgaatagggcttctcaccagtgtgagatctctcatgaatgacaagatttgatttcttTGAAAaaactttcccacactcagcacatgaatagggcttctcaccagtgtgagatctctcatggatgacaaggtttgatttgagtccaaaatatttcccacactctgcacatgaatagggcttctcaccagtgtgagatctctcatgaatgacaagatttgatttcttTGAACaaactttcccacactcagcacatgaatagggcttctcactagtgtgagatttctcatgtgtgacaagatgtgatttccgtacaaaccatttcccacactcaacacatgaaaagggcttctctccagtgtgagatctctcatgtctgacaaaatgtgatttccatgcaaaacatttcccacacgtggaacaggaatgagaccctcgagcagggggagagctgtgctgggtaggaggcccctcagggttagacaggtgaggggagtctgggggaatatttggggtcaccaggatatctgcaggagactcttgtccagtgacatcatcatccgttgtgcaGTCTGTGGatgcagagagacgagtctctgagaggttcctgatgccgggactccgcgctgcaaatagagaaacatcatcacttcctgttagagaattctgaggggaggagcaattatcattaggtAGGGTCAGTGAGttgctgataattccaagttggtGCAAAGTTTATGCAGATTAGGAATGGACCAGATGCACCAGATACATAACTGGGTATAtaattagcagggctgtggagttggtacaaaaatccactgactcctctaatttgcatatcacAATCttattgattgaaagtatgtaacataaaatgcatctcttaactgccaacgcttaggaattttaaaagacaactgaagtgagaaggatatggagactgccatatttattcccttttaaacaataccagttacctggctatccagctgatcttctgcctctaatactttcagtcatagactcaggcctcgttcacataatACGCACTTCCGTGCGCATCTGGAACCACGTATGACATGGTAACATGCAAGAGAggcagaagggtatagacagcccttctgcccttcacatcatatgcgctgcgcagcagtacgatgtgcTATGATGCGCttgtgcactgctgcatgcattctgcccgcaagcacagagctgacccattcactgtcaatagatgggatcagcagtgcagcgggtAGAAGCGCAGATGGCGTTACATTCCGATCACATGGCCATCTCCGCTGCATAGATGTGACCGaggcctaaaactagtccttggtaagagtacttgtagaaggtacagacaggaacaaagagcatctatcaggccctaggcaatgtaactgtgggtacatgtaagagtgatgtgcaggtactctgcaggggaatgaggggattcttcctctattacacattcttcatgcacaatctgaacatggatcaggccatagacaatgtaactgtgggtacatgtaagagtgatgtgcaggtactctgcaggggaatgaggagattcttcctctattacacattcttcatgcacaatctgaacatggatcaggccctaggcaatttaactgtgggtacatgtgactgtcaggctttattcttaaagcatagatgttatttagtatatataagagattcctgtgtacacatcataaatacagtcacaatcagatgtgtatatctgactttaaaaatacggggactgctttattgaagcagcacaagtaactaattttgattggtttatttcatttttgtggactaagcacagctattactgtatatataaattatttatgatgactattatctgagaaatagatcattttatcatattttctattttatttacaGCTTAAATACATTagaagtcggtgcatttttttcagactCCAAATCCAGTTACCAAAAATTGCCCtgacttcgactccacagccctcataatagcaatgctgggggacattacatactggaggataatggcaatgctgggagacatagggaggacatggctatactgggggagaaatggcattactggggtgggggacattacatactggggataatggcaatgctgggggacacagggggggacatggctatactggggaagaaatggcattactggggtggggacattacatactggaggataatggcaatgctgggagacacaggggggacatggctatactgggggagaaatggcagtactggggtgggggacattacatactggaggataatggcaatgctgggggacatggctatactgggaaagaaatggcattactggggtgaggggcattacatactggaggataatggcaatgttgggggacacaggggggatatggctatactggaaaagaaatggcattactggggtgggggacattacatactgggggaTGATGGCAATGctgagggacacaggggggacatggctataatgggaaagaaatggcattactggggtgggggacattacatactggaggataatggcaatgctgggggacacaggggggacatggctatattgggggagaaatggcattactggggtgagggacattacatactggaggataatggcaatgctgggggacacagaggggacatggctatactgggggagaaatagcattactggggtgggggacattaaatACTGGGGATAAtggctatgctgggggacacagggggacatggctatactgggggagaaatggcattactggggtggggaaaattacatactggaggataatagcaatgctgggggacacagggggacatggctatactggggagaaatggcattactggggtgggggatatgacatactggaggataatggcaatgctgggggacacaggagggacatggctatactgggaaagaaatggcattactggggtgggggacattacatactggaggataatggcaatgctgggggacacagggaggacatggctatactgggggagaaatggcattactggggtgggggacattacatactggaggataatggcaatgctgggggacacaggggggacatggctatactgggggagaaatggaattactggggtgggggacattacatactggaggataatggcaatgctgggggacacaggagggacatggctatactgggggagaaatggcattactggggtgggggacattacatactggaggataatggcaatgctgggggacacaggggggacatggctatactgggggagaaatggcattactggggtgggggacattacatactggaggataatggcaatgctgggggacacaggggggacatggctatactgggaaagaaatggcattactggggtgggggacatgacatactggaggataatggcaatgctgggggacacagggggacatggctatactgagggagagatggcattactggggtgggggacattacatactggaggataatggcaatgctgggggacacagggaggacatggctatactgggagagaaatggcattactggggtgggggacattacatactggaggataatggcaatgctgggggacacagggaggacatggctatgctgggaaagaaatggcattactggggtgggggacattacatactggaggataatggcaatgctgggggacacaggggggacatggctatactgggggagaaatggcattactggggtgagggacattacatactggaggataatggcaatgctgggggacacaggggacatggctacactggggagaaatggcattactggggtgggggacattaca
This window encodes:
- the LOC137535594 gene encoding zinc finger protein 585A-like codes for the protein MEEGQYIEGHQDLYKDAMMESQPPLTSPDVSSNRNPPERCTGPLYSWNCPQKCHTTPHHYQGGELTHVSAAVVKEEEEELYVRSDQQSMEEGDMMGTCKEKEETYVRSDQHSMEEGEKMRTSKEEETYVRSDQQSMEEGDMMRTIKEEEEETYVRSDQQSMEEGGMMRTIKEEEEETYVRIDLQSMEEGDMMRTCKEEEEETYVRSDQQSMEEGGMMRTIKEEEEETYVRIDLQSMEEGDMMRTCKEEEEETYVRSDQQSMQEGDMMRTSKEEEEETYVRSDQQSMEEGDIMRTCKKEEEKTYVRSDQQSMEEGDMMRTIKEEEETYVRSDKQSMEEGDMMRTIKEEEEETYVRSDQQSMQEGDIMRTCKEEEEETYVRSDQQSMEEGDMMRTSKEEEEETYVRSDQQSMEEGDIMRTCKEEEEEKYVRSDQQSMEEGDMMRTCKEEEEETYVRSDQQSMEAGDMMGTSKEEEEETYVRSDQQSIEEGDMMRTSKEEDNVTEGRTARSPGIRNLSETRLSASTDCTTDDDVTGQESPADILVTPNIPPDSPHLSNPEGPPTQHSSPPARGSHSCSTCGKCFAWKSHFVRHERSHTGEKPFSCVECGKWFVRKSHLVTHEKSHTSEKPYSCAECGKVCSKKSNLVIHERSHTGEKPYSCAECGKYFGLKSNLVIHERSHTGEKPYSCAECGKVFSKKSNLVIHERSHTGEKPYSCAECGKYFGLKSNLVIHERSHTGEKPYSCAECGKCFGQKVNLVTHERSHTGEKPYSCAECGKYFGQKSNLVRHERSHTGVKPYSCAECGKCFVNKSHLVSHEKTHTGEKTNSCAECGKCFGTKGNLVTHERSHTGEKPYSCAECGKCFGTKGNLVTHETSHSGEKPYSCAECGKCFGTKGNLVTHETSHSGEKPYSCAECGKCFSAKGSLVIHERSHTEEKPYSCAECGKYFSCKSKLVIHTRTHTGEKPYSCAECGKCFGTKGSLVTHEISHSGEKPYSCAECGKCFGQKSYLVIHERSHTGEKPYSCAECGKCFSHKSYLVIHERSHTGEKPYSCAECGKCFSQKSSFVIHERSHTGEKPYSCAKCGKCFGEKRNLVTHERSHTGEKPYSCAECGKCFSQKSYLVIHERSHTGEKPYSCAECGKCFSQKSSFVIHERSHTGEKPYSCAECGKCFREKGNLVTHERTHTGEKPYSCAECGKCFGQKSSFVTHERSHTGEKPYSCAECGKCFVWRSQLVRHERSHMGDK